In one window of Pseudodesulfovibrio sp. S3 DNA:
- a CDS encoding YbaB/EbfC family nucleoid-associated protein has translation MKGMNEMMRQAQIMQRKMTEAQDALKTQVVEASSGGGMVTIKITGGQEVTEVVIEPSVMEAGDVEMLQDLVMTAANEAIKKSKEMMEDAMKGVTGGMSIPGMF, from the coding sequence ATGAAAGGCATGAACGAAATGATGCGGCAAGCCCAAATCATGCAGCGCAAAATGACCGAGGCCCAGGACGCCCTCAAGACGCAGGTGGTCGAGGCGTCCAGCGGCGGCGGCATGGTCACCATCAAGATCACCGGCGGTCAGGAAGTGACCGAAGTGGTCATCGAACCGTCCGTCATGGAAGCGGGTGATGTGGAGATGCTCCAGGATCTGGTCATGACCGCTGCCAACGAGGCCATCAAGAAGTCCAAGGAGATGATGGAAGATGCCATGAAGGGCGTTACCGGGGGCATGAGCATTCCCGGTATGTTTTAG
- a CDS encoding 2-oxoacid:ferredoxin oxidoreductase subunit beta: MISIEEYGDFETSWCPGCGNFSILKSLKEALSELDIQPYELLVSSGIGQAAKLPHYMHCNMFNGLHGRSLPVAQGMKMANPKMKVLCVSGDGCSYGEGGNHFMAAIRRNLDITLLVHNNQIYGLTKGQASPTTARGHVTKAQPGGSKSEGFNPVSTAVAMKAGFVARAFSGEPEHLVTMIKEAMGHKGFSLVDILQPCVSFNKLNTFAWYKERSYFLEDHDPMNWEAAMVRSDEFGERIPLGVLYRNDRPVFETGNRLADHEYAKNDLKAVLQSYT, encoded by the coding sequence ATGATTTCCATTGAAGAATACGGCGATTTTGAAACGTCCTGGTGCCCTGGTTGCGGCAATTTCTCCATTCTGAAAAGTCTTAAGGAGGCGCTTTCCGAGCTGGATATACAGCCCTATGAACTTCTGGTGTCCTCCGGCATCGGGCAGGCAGCCAAGCTGCCGCATTACATGCACTGCAACATGTTCAACGGGCTGCATGGACGCTCCCTGCCCGTGGCGCAGGGCATGAAAATGGCGAATCCGAAAATGAAGGTGCTGTGCGTCTCGGGCGACGGATGCAGCTATGGTGAAGGCGGCAACCACTTTATGGCCGCTATCAGGCGCAATCTGGATATCACCTTGCTGGTTCACAACAACCAGATTTACGGCCTGACCAAAGGCCAGGCCAGCCCGACCACCGCGAGAGGTCATGTGACCAAGGCACAGCCCGGCGGCTCGAAATCGGAAGGGTTCAACCCGGTGAGTACGGCAGTGGCCATGAAGGCCGGGTTTGTGGCGCGCGCTTTTTCCGGCGAACCCGAACATCTTGTCACAATGATAAAGGAGGCGATGGGCCACAAGGGTTTTTCCCTGGTGGACATCCTCCAGCCATGCGTTTCCTTCAACAAGCTCAACACGTTCGCATGGTATAAAGAGCGGTCCTATTTCCTGGAGGACCATGATCCCATGAATTGGGAGGCCGCCATGGTCAGAAGCGACGAATTCGGGGAGCGTATCCCCTTGGGCGTTCTGTATCGCAATGACCGCCCGGTTTTTGAAACCGGGAACAGGCTGGCTGATCATGAATACGCTAAAAACGACTTGAAAGCAGTGTTGCAGTCGTATACCTAG
- the recR gene encoding recombination mediator RecR: MQNLPGPLKEVVDQLSGLPGIGPKSALRIALTLLKMPREKAGGVGQAIIDLRERLCLCDDCACLAESSPCAICSDPSRDSDQLCLVPEWDALLAMEEMGIYRGKYLVLGGLLSPLDGVDPGHLEIDRLRRRLASGEISELILALGATLDAEATASYVKNLVESELPGVCVSRLAQGIPIGGEVKFMDKETLKQSLVHRQKV; this comes from the coding sequence GTGCAGAATCTTCCCGGACCGCTCAAGGAAGTGGTCGACCAGCTCTCCGGGTTGCCCGGCATCGGGCCCAAGTCCGCTCTTCGCATCGCCTTGACGCTCCTCAAGATGCCGAGGGAAAAGGCGGGGGGGGTCGGGCAGGCAATCATTGATCTTCGTGAACGACTCTGCCTGTGCGACGACTGTGCCTGTCTGGCTGAATCAAGTCCGTGCGCCATCTGTTCAGACCCGTCGCGCGATTCCGATCAGCTCTGCCTGGTGCCGGAATGGGACGCGCTCCTGGCCATGGAGGAGATGGGCATCTACCGGGGAAAATATCTTGTCCTTGGTGGATTGCTGTCTCCCCTGGACGGGGTGGACCCCGGACACCTGGAAATCGACAGGTTGCGGCGCAGATTGGCCTCGGGTGAAATCTCCGAGCTGATACTGGCCCTTGGTGCCACTCTGGACGCTGAAGCCACGGCTTCCTATGTGAAGAACCTTGTGGAATCCGAGCTGCCCGGAGTGTGTGTAAGCCGCCTCGCTCAAGGCATCCCCATCGGGGGCGAAGTCAAATTCATGGACAAGGAGACGTTGAAGCAGTCTCTGGTTCACCGGCAAAAAGTGTAA
- a CDS encoding ferritin: protein MLSAKLEDALNAQMNWEIYSAHIYLSMASHFSQVGLAGFSAWMYAQYQEEMFHAMRFFNYINEAGGHAKLGTIEAPEHRWETPLAAFEEALEHEKGVTARINDIANLAMDERNHAVGIFLQWFISEQVEEEDSVNDAVGKLKLVGDGGGLFMLDRDLGTRVFTPPTNA from the coding sequence ATGCTCAGTGCAAAATTGGAAGATGCGCTCAACGCTCAAATGAATTGGGAAATCTATTCCGCTCATATCTACCTTTCCATGGCCTCTCATTTCTCTCAGGTGGGGCTGGCCGGATTTTCAGCCTGGATGTACGCGCAGTACCAGGAAGAGATGTTTCACGCCATGAGGTTCTTCAATTATATCAACGAGGCCGGAGGCCACGCCAAACTGGGAACCATCGAGGCTCCCGAGCATAGATGGGAAACGCCGCTGGCAGCCTTTGAAGAGGCCCTGGAGCACGAAAAGGGCGTGACCGCGCGTATCAACGACATAGCCAATCTGGCCATGGACGAACGCAACCACGCTGTGGGTATTTTCCTCCAGTGGTTCATATCCGAGCAGGTCGAGGAAGAGGATTCCGTCAATGACGCCGTGGGCAAGCTGAAGCTCGTCGGCGACGGCGGCGGACTGTTCATGCTCGACCGGGATCTCGGCACTCGGGTGTTCACGCCCCCGACAAACGCATAG
- a CDS encoding 2-oxoacid:acceptor oxidoreductase subunit alpha: MTDMSINIVIGGAAGQGLATIGRLLSKGITRAGYHMLVTQKYMSRVRGGHNTFAIRVGTKPISGPCEPVNILAALNEETLKKHSGALAPGGLVVAGDDLDSAGLNALRIPFKALASKPLFYNIVVLGVLGGAICLDLAILESLLKETFAKKGEEVLQGNLEVLRKSFNWVADQKYDITCMAAPENRHGRMMLSGNEAVALGALAAGCNFVSFYPMSPATSVALSLIAKGASLGLQYEQVEDEIAAVNMALGASYAGARAMVTTSGGGFALMEEGVSLAGVSETPLVCVVVQRPGPATGMATRTEQSDLNLVVYAGHGEFPRAVFAPSDPEDCFYLTHRAFDLAETFQTPMFVLSDQYLADSYRDVEVFDLDSLPETARPLLDADDGYMRYALTEDGISPRLVPGFSKALVRADSHEHDEKGKITEDGQNRVVQNSKRLRKESGLFEEVIGPDYYGEEGADVVLLCWGTTLGSCLEAMELAETTKSLAVLHFKQVYPLREEQFLEHLEGADRVISVEGNATAQFAQLIARETGFLVQDRILRYDGRPMTAEYVLKGLEDII, from the coding sequence ATGACAGACATGAGCATCAATATCGTCATAGGCGGTGCGGCCGGGCAGGGGCTGGCAACCATCGGCCGGTTACTCTCCAAGGGAATCACCAGGGCAGGCTATCACATGCTGGTGACGCAGAAATACATGTCCCGCGTGCGCGGCGGACACAACACCTTTGCCATCAGAGTGGGCACGAAACCGATTTCAGGGCCTTGTGAACCCGTCAATATCCTGGCGGCTCTCAATGAGGAGACGTTGAAAAAACATAGCGGGGCGCTTGCACCGGGAGGGCTTGTGGTGGCAGGCGATGATCTCGATTCCGCCGGCCTCAATGCCCTGCGCATTCCCTTCAAGGCCCTGGCCTCCAAACCACTTTTCTATAACATCGTTGTTCTCGGCGTGCTTGGCGGGGCTATTTGTCTTGATCTGGCCATTCTGGAATCCCTGTTGAAAGAAACCTTTGCCAAAAAGGGCGAGGAAGTCCTTCAGGGCAATCTTGAGGTGCTGCGAAAATCCTTCAATTGGGTTGCGGACCAAAAATACGATATCACTTGCATGGCAGCGCCCGAGAATCGTCATGGCAGAATGATGCTTAGCGGCAATGAAGCCGTGGCCCTGGGCGCACTGGCGGCAGGCTGCAATTTCGTTTCCTTTTATCCCATGTCGCCCGCCACTTCGGTGGCTTTGAGCCTCATAGCCAAAGGTGCTTCGCTTGGTTTGCAATACGAGCAGGTGGAGGACGAGATCGCGGCCGTGAATATGGCACTGGGCGCATCCTATGCCGGGGCCAGGGCCATGGTAACCACTTCCGGGGGCGGGTTTGCCCTTATGGAGGAGGGGGTGAGCCTGGCCGGGGTGTCGGAAACTCCGTTGGTCTGTGTGGTTGTCCAGAGGCCCGGCCCGGCCACGGGCATGGCTACCAGGACCGAGCAGTCAGACCTTAATCTCGTGGTCTATGCCGGGCATGGTGAATTTCCCCGTGCAGTGTTCGCTCCGTCCGATCCCGAGGATTGTTTTTACCTCACGCATCGTGCGTTCGACCTGGCTGAGACTTTTCAGACGCCCATGTTCGTGCTTTCCGATCAGTATCTGGCGGATTCCTATCGCGACGTGGAGGTCTTTGATCTGGACAGCTTGCCCGAAACCGCCCGTCCGTTGCTTGATGCCGATGATGGTTACATGCGTTATGCCCTGACCGAAGACGGTATTTCGCCGCGACTGGTCCCCGGATTCTCCAAGGCATTGGTTCGGGCGGATTCCCATGAGCACGACGAGAAAGGGAAAATCACCGAGGACGGTCAAAACCGGGTGGTGCAGAATTCCAAGCGATTGCGCAAGGAAAGCGGGCTGTTCGAGGAGGTTATAGGGCCGGACTATTACGGCGAAGAAGGCGCGGATGTCGTGCTGCTGTGCTGGGGGACGACCCTTGGTTCCTGTCTTGAGGCCATGGAATTGGCTGAAACGACCAAGAGTCTGGCTGTCCTCCATTTCAAGCAGGTATACCCGTTGCGGGAAGAACAGTTCCTGGAGCACCTGGAGGGGGCGGACAGGGTGATCAGCGTCGAAGGCAATGCCACGGCACAGTTTGCCCAATTGATTGCCAGGGAGACCGGTTTTTTGGTTCAGGATCGCATCCTGCGCTACGATGGCCGTCCCATGACGGCTGAATACGTCCTCAAGGGTCTGGAAGACATCATCTGA
- a CDS encoding ATP-dependent RecD-like DNA helicase — protein MSDDKLAYLSGVEVQGVVYYNKENGYTIARVRIRDEPGQTTIVGTLGELAGGATLDLHGKWITHPKFGRQFEVQTFEQARPASENGVIRFLQSSIKGVGEKTATLLVEEFGVQVLDILDDDPERLLKIRGISKKKLTDIIESWSRQREIKNLLVFLQTHHVPTTFAGKIFHLYGAQAERKLRENPYDLAYEIRGVGFKTADQMAMKLGFAPDCAQRLEAAIAYTMLTGCERNGHLFLPKPKLLEDVARMLDTGDFDKLELALYSLEEKKRIRIEDLSEQGISEAVYLMYFFHFENEITQRLYQLINHPTPVSRKKIDKTLPLVEEKLGFTLSAEQREAVFESCSNKVFIITGGPGTGKTTITKAIMMTLKELGLKILQAAPTGRAAKRMSEATGHQAKTVHRMLQFQPDGGFHYCEDQKLKADVLVVDEASMVDAQLFVAILRALPHTCRLILVGDVNQLPSVGPGNVLGDLINSERVPCAVLTHIFRQAQESFIVVNAHRINSGQFPRQHPCQAPEADFFWIPQEDSAKVQKLILDSVCERIPQRYGYDPMRDIQVLTPMHKGDVGTQALNVALQERLNPARPGVRELKRKFATFREGDRVIQLKNNYDKEVFNGDLGWIVEVDPEDHELFIEFDGNYVHFESSELDELGLAYAVSVHKSQGSEYPAVVMPIVTQHFMLLQRNLLYTGLTRARELAVLIGSDRAFQIGLNNATSGNRHTHLAHRLRAIFAENRLH, from the coding sequence ATGAGTGATGATAAGCTCGCGTATCTGTCCGGAGTCGAAGTCCAGGGCGTTGTCTATTACAACAAGGAAAACGGCTACACCATCGCCAGGGTCAGGATAAGGGACGAGCCGGGTCAGACCACCATTGTGGGGACTTTGGGGGAGCTGGCCGGAGGGGCGACCCTGGACCTGCACGGCAAGTGGATCACGCACCCCAAGTTCGGCCGTCAGTTCGAGGTCCAGACCTTTGAGCAGGCCCGTCCTGCTTCAGAGAACGGAGTCATCCGGTTTCTGCAATCCTCCATCAAGGGTGTGGGCGAGAAAACCGCCACGTTGCTGGTGGAGGAATTCGGTGTTCAGGTGCTGGACATTCTTGACGACGACCCGGAACGGCTCCTGAAGATCCGGGGCATTTCCAAGAAAAAACTCACGGATATCATCGAGTCCTGGAGTCGCCAGAGGGAGATCAAGAATCTGTTGGTCTTTCTGCAGACCCATCATGTCCCCACCACCTTTGCCGGGAAGATATTCCATCTTTACGGTGCCCAGGCTGAACGCAAGCTGCGGGAAAACCCCTATGATCTCGCCTATGAGATACGAGGGGTGGGTTTCAAGACGGCTGACCAGATGGCCATGAAGCTGGGCTTTGCACCGGACTGCGCCCAGCGGTTGGAGGCGGCCATCGCCTATACCATGCTGACCGGTTGCGAACGCAATGGGCACTTGTTCCTGCCCAAGCCCAAATTGCTGGAAGATGTGGCCCGTATGCTCGATACCGGGGATTTCGACAAGCTTGAACTCGCTCTGTATTCGCTGGAGGAGAAAAAACGCATCCGTATAGAGGATTTGTCGGAACAGGGCATTTCCGAAGCCGTTTACCTCATGTATTTCTTTCATTTTGAAAACGAGATCACCCAGCGGCTTTACCAGCTCATCAATCATCCCACCCCGGTCAGTCGCAAGAAGATCGACAAGACCCTGCCTCTGGTGGAAGAGAAGCTCGGATTCACGCTTTCGGCGGAACAGCGCGAGGCAGTGTTTGAATCCTGCTCGAACAAGGTGTTCATCATCACCGGCGGCCCCGGTACTGGTAAGACCACCATTACCAAGGCGATCATGATGACCCTCAAGGAGTTGGGCTTGAAGATCCTTCAGGCCGCTCCGACAGGCCGGGCGGCCAAGCGCATGTCCGAGGCCACCGGACATCAGGCCAAGACTGTGCACCGCATGCTCCAGTTTCAGCCCGACGGTGGCTTTCATTACTGTGAGGACCAGAAGCTCAAGGCCGACGTGCTGGTGGTGGACGAGGCATCCATGGTGGACGCGCAACTGTTCGTGGCCATTCTGCGAGCATTGCCGCATACCTGCCGTTTGATTCTTGTGGGTGACGTCAACCAGCTTCCGAGTGTGGGACCGGGCAACGTACTGGGAGATTTGATCAATTCGGAACGGGTGCCGTGCGCCGTGCTGACCCATATTTTTCGTCAGGCCCAGGAAAGCTTTATCGTGGTCAATGCCCACCGCATCAATTCCGGGCAGTTTCCTCGTCAGCATCCGTGCCAGGCTCCCGAAGCCGACTTCTTCTGGATACCGCAGGAGGATTCGGCCAAGGTGCAGAAGCTCATCCTGGATTCGGTCTGCGAACGCATTCCCCAACGATATGGGTATGATCCCATGCGGGATATTCAGGTGCTCACTCCCATGCACAAGGGGGATGTCGGCACCCAGGCCCTGAACGTGGCCTTGCAGGAAAGGCTCAATCCGGCCAGACCCGGTGTGCGCGAACTCAAGCGCAAGTTTGCCACCTTTCGCGAGGGTGACCGTGTCATTCAGCTCAAGAACAATTATGACAAGGAAGTGTTCAACGGCGACCTTGGCTGGATAGTTGAGGTGGACCCGGAGGATCACGAGCTTTTCATCGAGTTCGACGGTAATTATGTCCATTTCGAATCAAGCGAATTGGACGAACTGGGGCTGGCCTATGCCGTAAGTGTGCACAAATCTCAGGGCAGCGAATATCCGGCCGTGGTCATGCCCATCGTGACCCAGCACTTCATGTTGTTGCAGCGCAACCTGCTCTATACCGGCCTGACCCGCGCCCGTGAACTGGCCGTACTCATCGGTTCGGACCGGGCTTTTCAGATCGGTCTGAACAATGCCACTTCCGGCAATCGCCATACCCACCTGGCCCATCGCCTGCGCGCCATCTTCGCGGAAAACCGGCTCCATTAG
- the dnaX gene encoding DNA polymerase III subunit gamma/tau, producing MSTSNLTAKYRPQTFEEVAGQQAVKSILSRAAAQDKIAPAYLFSGTRGVGKTTIARIFAKALNCVNAPTGEPCNQCSNCKQITAGVAVDVIEIDGASNRGIDDARRLKEDIGYAPLECRYKVFIIDEAHMLTKEAFNALLKTLEEPPPRATFIMATTEHHKFPATIVSRCQHYTFKMLPQAELVTHLEKIMNLENLRYEAGALQIIAKRGAGSVRDSMSLLGQALAMGEDVLKEADVRGFLGLAGQDVFFGLMEAMHARNLVAVGHVLRQVLDQGLDLGFFLRELTNCWRNMFLLRQAGEEALPLLGFSGEEAVTWMDWAGRFEPAHIHACWQMTLDGQRKVMTSLEPALALELLLLNLTSLPDLINLESMTPRSPGSMPKPPMAGPGGAMQGGPGSVSGGMPRSGQQFSSPQTAPQPPRQEMNRPAPRQPVQSPQAQRPETPVQTRSEPEPEPDPVTPSDAPPMSEPPAQPRVEASIPGPRTWDGFLAFVEERNGRSGVKVAMLHLAEGKQKDEELVVTCKSRTLCSQLTEKQTLTALDSLTKEFFGPTVEVRVETGDIAVPKTDRQLMEEAENHPGVNKIMDAFSAQLVSVSPRKH from the coding sequence ATGAGTACATCCAATCTCACTGCCAAGTATCGTCCCCAGACTTTTGAAGAAGTAGCTGGGCAACAGGCCGTCAAATCCATCCTTTCGCGGGCAGCCGCTCAGGACAAGATTGCGCCCGCCTATCTTTTTTCAGGTACCCGTGGCGTGGGCAAGACCACCATTGCCCGCATCTTTGCCAAGGCGCTCAACTGCGTCAACGCGCCTACGGGGGAACCCTGCAACCAGTGCTCCAACTGCAAGCAGATCACCGCAGGCGTGGCCGTGGATGTCATCGAGATAGACGGTGCATCCAACCGCGGCATCGACGATGCCCGCAGGTTGAAGGAGGATATCGGTTACGCACCGCTCGAGTGCCGTTACAAGGTCTTTATCATTGACGAGGCGCACATGCTCACCAAGGAAGCGTTCAACGCGCTTCTCAAGACCCTGGAAGAGCCGCCGCCTCGGGCTACCTTTATCATGGCGACCACCGAGCATCACAAATTCCCGGCCACCATCGTCAGCCGGTGCCAGCATTACACCTTCAAGATGCTGCCTCAGGCGGAACTGGTGACGCACCTTGAAAAGATAATGAATCTTGAAAACTTGCGCTATGAAGCGGGTGCGCTTCAGATCATTGCCAAGCGCGGTGCGGGCAGTGTGCGCGATTCCATGTCCCTGCTCGGCCAGGCCCTGGCCATGGGTGAGGATGTGCTCAAGGAAGCGGATGTCCGCGGTTTTCTCGGCCTGGCAGGTCAGGATGTCTTTTTCGGTCTCATGGAGGCCATGCACGCGCGCAATCTCGTGGCCGTCGGTCATGTGCTTCGCCAGGTCCTTGACCAGGGTCTTGATCTCGGATTTTTCCTGCGCGAGCTGACCAACTGCTGGCGAAACATGTTCCTGCTCAGGCAGGCGGGTGAAGAGGCTTTGCCCCTGCTCGGTTTTTCCGGCGAAGAGGCCGTCACCTGGATGGATTGGGCGGGGCGGTTCGAGCCTGCGCATATCCATGCCTGCTGGCAGATGACTCTGGACGGCCAGCGCAAGGTCATGACCAGCCTGGAACCGGCCCTGGCCCTGGAGCTGTTGTTGCTCAACCTGACCAGTCTGCCGGACCTGATCAACCTGGAATCCATGACCCCGAGGTCGCCCGGTTCCATGCCCAAGCCCCCCATGGCCGGACCGGGTGGGGCAATGCAGGGCGGTCCAGGTTCCGTGTCCGGGGGAATGCCCCGCAGCGGGCAGCAATTCTCATCACCACAGACTGCGCCGCAGCCTCCGCGACAGGAAATGAACAGGCCGGCACCCCGGCAGCCCGTGCAGTCTCCCCAGGCGCAACGCCCGGAAACCCCGGTCCAGACCCGGTCTGAACCGGAGCCGGAGCCTGACCCAGTAACGCCTTCGGACGCGCCGCCCATGTCCGAGCCCCCTGCACAGCCCAGAGTCGAGGCGTCCATTCCGGGGCCCCGTACCTGGGACGGTTTCCTCGCATTCGTGGAGGAGCGTAACGGGCGGTCGGGCGTCAAGGTGGCCATGCTGCATCTGGCCGAGGGCAAGCAAAAGGACGAGGAGTTGGTGGTCACCTGCAAATCCAGGACATTGTGTTCGCAATTGACGGAAAAGCAGACCCTAACCGCTCTTGATTCTTTGACAAAAGAATTTTTTGGTCCAACGGTTGAGGTTCGTGTGGAAACAGGCGATATTGCCGTTCCCAAAACGGACAGACAACTCATGGAAGAGGCTGAAAACCATCCGGGCGTGAACAAGATCATGGATGCTTTCAGTGCCCAATTGGTTTCGGTAAGTCCCAGAAAACATTAA
- the ettA gene encoding energy-dependent translational throttle protein EttA, whose amino-acid sequence MSNESEKIIYSMYKVTKRHGQREVLKNISLSYFYGAKIGVLGLNGSGKSSLLRILAGEDTTFEGEIHVKDGYTIGYLEQEPLVNDERTVREVVEEGVGEIMDIINEYNAINEKFAEPMEADEMDALIEKQGKVQELMDSKGAWDIDSKLEMAMDSLRCPPGDTPVSVISGGERRRVALCRLLLQSPDILLLDEPTNHLDADSVAWLEQFLGSFPGTVIAVTHDRYFLDNVAGWILELDRGRGIPWKGNYSSWLDQKQNRLAQEGKQEEERQKTLQRELEWIRMSPKGRRAKSKARINAYESMVSHESARLADDLQIYIPPGPHLGKQVIVAEGVSKAMGDKLLMENVDFIIPPNAIVGIIGPNGAGKSTLCKMIVGEEKPDAGTLTLGSTVEFAYADQNRGSLTPGKTVYEIISGGAEFIKLGDREINARAYCSRFNFAGQDQQKKVDVLSGGERNRVHMAQMLKSGANVLLLDEPTNDLDVNTMRALEDGLENFAGCVLVISHDRWFLDRVATHIIAFEGDSKVVMVEGNYSDYDVDRKKRLGSEADRPHRLKFRKLTR is encoded by the coding sequence ATGAGCAACGAATCGGAAAAGATTATCTATTCCATGTATAAGGTGACCAAACGTCATGGTCAGCGGGAGGTGTTGAAGAACATTTCCCTATCCTATTTTTACGGCGCCAAGATCGGCGTCCTCGGTCTGAACGGCTCGGGCAAGTCATCTCTTCTGAGGATTTTGGCGGGTGAAGATACCACGTTCGAAGGCGAGATTCACGTCAAGGACGGATACACCATCGGGTACCTTGAACAGGAACCCCTGGTGAACGACGAGCGTACCGTTCGAGAGGTTGTCGAAGAGGGCGTCGGCGAGATCATGGATATCATTAATGAATACAATGCGATCAACGAAAAATTCGCCGAACCCATGGAAGCCGACGAAATGGACGCGCTCATCGAAAAACAGGGCAAGGTTCAGGAACTCATGGATTCCAAAGGGGCCTGGGATATCGATTCCAAGCTCGAAATGGCCATGGATTCCCTGCGTTGCCCCCCAGGTGACACCCCGGTTTCTGTCATTTCCGGTGGTGAGCGGCGTCGCGTGGCCCTATGCCGACTGTTGCTCCAGTCGCCGGACATCCTCCTTCTTGATGAGCCCACCAACCACCTGGACGCGGATTCCGTGGCCTGGCTGGAGCAGTTCCTGGGTAGTTTTCCGGGCACGGTCATCGCCGTCACCCATGATCGCTACTTCCTGGACAACGTGGCCGGCTGGATTCTCGAACTGGACCGCGGCCGCGGCATTCCCTGGAAGGGCAATTACTCCTCATGGCTCGATCAGAAGCAGAATCGGCTGGCCCAGGAGGGCAAGCAGGAGGAAGAACGCCAGAAAACCCTTCAACGGGAGTTGGAGTGGATTCGCATGTCTCCCAAGGGACGGAGGGCCAAGTCAAAGGCGCGTATCAACGCCTATGAATCCATGGTCAGCCACGAGTCTGCGCGTCTTGCCGACGATCTGCAAATCTACATCCCACCGGGACCGCATCTCGGCAAACAGGTCATCGTTGCCGAAGGGGTGTCCAAGGCCATGGGAGACAAGTTGCTCATGGAGAATGTTGATTTTATCATTCCGCCCAACGCCATTGTGGGCATCATCGGTCCCAACGGCGCCGGTAAATCCACCCTGTGCAAAATGATCGTGGGTGAGGAAAAACCGGATGCAGGAACACTGACCCTCGGTTCCACGGTTGAATTCGCTTACGCAGACCAGAACCGCGGTTCCCTGACTCCCGGCAAGACCGTATACGAAATCATCAGCGGCGGAGCGGAGTTCATCAAGCTGGGCGATCGTGAGATCAATGCCCGCGCATATTGCTCTCGATTCAACTTCGCAGGGCAGGACCAGCAGAAAAAGGTTGATGTCCTGTCAGGCGGTGAACGCAACCGGGTACATATGGCCCAGATGCTCAAATCCGGTGCCAACGTGCTCCTGCTTGACGAACCGACCAACGATCTGGACGTGAACACCATGCGCGCCCTGGAAGACGGACTGGAGAACTTTGCCGGTTGCGTTCTGGTCATCAGCCATGATCGGTGGTTCCTGGACCGTGTCGCAACGCATATCATTGCCTTTGAGGGCGACTCCAAGGTCGTCATGGTTGAAGGCAACTACAGTGATTACGATGTTGACAGAAAGAAGCGGCTCGGCTCTGAAGCCGACCGACCGCACCGGCTCAAGTTCCGGAAGCTGACCAGATAA